Proteins encoded together in one Thermodesulfobacteriota bacterium window:
- the grpE gene encoding nucleotide exchange factor GrpE, translating to MVEEERTEELAPEAAAVQAVEEAPTEESAARIQALEHQLAEEKDRLLRMAAEFENSKKRLAREAALRQDYAEESFMREILPAIDNLERALAQGQEGGAQALLDGVELTRQGLMATLERLGLSAIVSLGQPFDPHRHEAMTVEATDELPPSHVLREFQKGYQFKERVIRPARVVVSKKGC from the coding sequence GTGGTGGAGGAGGAGCGGACTGAAGAGCTGGCGCCCGAGGCGGCAGCCGTCCAGGCGGTCGAGGAGGCACCGACAGAGGAGAGCGCGGCCCGGATCCAGGCCCTGGAGCACCAGCTGGCCGAGGAGAAGGACCGGCTGCTGCGGATGGCCGCCGAGTTCGAGAACTCGAAGAAGCGGCTGGCCCGGGAAGCGGCGCTCCGCCAGGATTACGCGGAAGAAAGCTTCATGCGGGAGATCCTGCCCGCCATCGACAACCTGGAGCGGGCGTTGGCGCAGGGCCAGGAGGGCGGCGCCCAGGCCCTGCTCGATGGCGTCGAGCTGACCCGCCAGGGGCTCATGGCCACCCTGGAGCGCCTGGGGCTTTCTGCCATCGTCAGCCTGGGCCAGCCGTTCGACCCCCACCGGCACGAGGCAATGACCGTGGAGGCCACGGATGAGCTGCCCCCCAGCCACGTGCTGCGGGAATTCCAGAAGGGCTATCAGTTCAAGGAGCGGGTCATCCGGCCGGCCCGGGTGGTGGTTTCCAAGAAGGGCTGCTAG